Proteins encoded in a region of the Canis lupus familiaris isolate Mischka breed German Shepherd chromosome 1, alternate assembly UU_Cfam_GSD_1.0, whole genome shotgun sequence genome:
- the LOC111097660 gene encoding ribosome biogenesis protein NSA2 homolog isoform X1, translated as MPQNEYIELHQKRYGYRLDYHEKKRKKEGREAHERSKKAKKMIGLKAKLYHKQRHAEKIQMKKTIKMHEKRNTKQKNDEKTPEGAVPAYLLDREGQFRAKVLSNMIKQKRKEKAAKWEVPLPKVRAQGETEVLKVIRTGKRKKKAWKRMVTKVCFVGDGFTRKPPKYERFIRSMGLRFKKAHVTHPELKATFCLPILGVKKNPSSPLYTTLGVITKGTVIEVNVSELGLVTQGGKVIWGKYAQVTNNPENDGCINAVLLV; from the coding sequence ATGccacaaaatgaatatattgaGTTACACCAGAAGCGCTATGGCTATCGTTTGGATtaccatgagaaaaagagaaagaaagaaggtcgAGAGGCTCATGAACgttcaaaaaaagcaaaaaagatgaTTGGTCTGAAAGCTAAGCTCTACCATAAACAGCGCCATGctgagaaaatacaaatgaaaaagactATCAAGATGCATGAAAAGAGAAACACCAAacaaaagaatgatgaaaagacTCCAGAGGGAGCAGTACCTGCATATCTATTGGACAGGGAGGGGCAGTTCCGAGCTAAAGTACTTTCCAATATGATTAAACAAAAGCGAAAAGAGAAAGCAGCAAAGTGGGAAGTTCCTTTACCCAAAGTTCGTGCTCAGGGAGAAACAGAAGTATTAAAAGTCATTcgaacaggaaagagaaaaaagaaagcatggaagAGGATGGTCACTAAAGTCTGCTTTGTTGGAGATGGCTTTACTAGAAAACCACCTAAATACGAAAGATTCATTAGGTCAATGGGCTTACGTTTCAAAAAGGCCCATGTAACACATCCTGAATTGAAAGCCACCTTTTGCCTGCCAATACTCGGTGTAAAAAAGAATCCCTCATCCCCACTATATACAACTTTGGGTGTTATTACCAAAGGTACTGTCATTGAAGTGAACGTGAGTGAGTTGGGCCTTGTGACACAAGGAGGCAAagttatttggggaaaatatgcCCAGGTTACCAACAATCCTGAAAATGATGGATGCATAAATGCAGTCCTGCTGGTTTAA